The following coding sequences lie in one Glycine soja cultivar W05 chromosome 16, ASM419377v2, whole genome shotgun sequence genomic window:
- the LOC114390118 gene encoding transcription repressor MYB6-like, whose protein sequence is MGRRPCCPKEINKGAWSREEDETLSKYVSIHGEGKWQKVAQNAGLKRCGKSCRQRWLNYLKPGIKRGHISVDEEDMIIRLHRLLGNRWALIAKRLPGRTDNEIKNYWNTNLSKKLQKHPTSSVSSLQHKRHEKEKTIQMHVSPEAPRPRRVNAVEYSKNLENGGCGNRPSTTPSPSNKVEGSSEEASFSDFLIHDIDQNQFLIADDSNSKVPQMEEDHHHNNKVELITNNSPSSSSPSDHCHHLLPEKFDPFETLLDVELASFLGFEND, encoded by the exons ATGGGTAGACGACCCTGCTGCCCCAAAGAGATCAACAAAGGTGCTTGGTCTCGAGAAGAAGATGAAACCCTCTCCAAATATGTTTCCATCCATGGAGAAGGAAAATGGCAGAAGGTTGCCCAAAATGCAG GGTTAAAGCGATGTGGAAAGAGTTGCAGACAAAGATGGTTGAATTATCTCAAGCCCGGTATAAAAAGAGGCCACATCTCTGTGGATGAAGAGGATATGATTATAAGACTTCATCGTCTTCTTGGTAAcag ATGGGCATTGATTGCAAAGAGGCTACCTGGACGAACAGACAATGAAATCAAGAACTATTGGAACACAAATCTGTCAAAGAAGTTACAAAAACATCCAACATCATCAGTTTCTTCACTTCAACACAAACgtcatgaaaaagaaaaaaccataCAAATGCATGTATCACCCGAAGCACCACGGCCTAGGagagttaatgcagttgaatacAGTAAAAATTTGGAGAATGGTGGGTGTGGAAATAGACCTAGTACAACTCCCAGTCCCTCAAATAAAGTAGAGGGTAGTAGTGAAGAAGCTTCTTTTAGTGATTTCCTCATCCACGACATTGATCAAAACCAATTTTTGATTGCTGATGATTCAAACTCAAAGGTGCCACAAATGGAAGAAGATCACCACCACAACAACAAGGTGGAATTAATAACCAACAACAGTCCTAGCTCTTCATCACCTTCTGATCATTGTCACCATCTCTTGCCAGAGAAATTTGACCCTTTTGAGACCCTTTTGGATGTGGAGCTGGCTTCCTTTCTTGGATTTGAAAATGATTGA